In the genome of Methylomagnum ishizawai, the window GCCTGTTGCTGCTGCCGCCCAGCGCCTTCTTCCTGATCGGTTTGATCATCTGGGCGGTGCGTTCCTGGAAGCCGAAGCAGGTCGAAAAGGCCGACTTCGCGATCCAACCGGCCCATGGTCTGGCCCACGGGGAGGCCCACTGAGATGGAAGCCTATATCAACCTGTTCATTAAATCGGTCTTCATCGAGAACATGGCGCTCTCCTTCTTCCTGGGGATGTGTACCTTCATCGCCGTCTCGAAGAAGATCGAAACCGCCGTCGGCCTCGGCATCGCGGTCGTCATCGTGCAAACGCTGACGGTCCCGGCCAACAACGTGATCTATTCCTATTTATTGAAGGAAAACGCCCTGACCTGGGCGGGCATCCAAGGCGTGGACCTGTCGTTCATCGCCCTGATGGCCTGTATCGGCGTGATCGCGGCCATCGTGCAAATCCTGGAAATGGTGCTGGATAAGTTCTTCCCCGCGCTCTACAACGCGCTGGGCATTTTCCTCCCGCTCATCACCGTGAACTGCGCGATCCTGGCGGGTAGCTTGTTCATGATCGAGCGCGATTACAACTTCAAGGAAAGCGTGGTGTATGGCGTGGGCAGCGGCTTCGGCTGGGCCTTGGCCATCGTGCTGATGGCCGGTGTGCGCGAAAAGCTGAAATACAGCGACGTGCCCGCCGGTTTGCGCGGCTTGGGCATCACGTTCATCACCGCGGGGCTGATGGCCTTGGGCTTCATGGCCTTCTCCGGTATTCAGCTATAAGGCGGGGCAGAACCGATGTTGGAAATTATCCTAGGTGTATTGTTTTTCACGGTCATCGTGATCGCCTTGGTCTTCGTCATTTTGGGGGCGAAATCCAAGCTGGTCGCGGAAGGCTCCGTGGAAGTTGTGATTAACGACGAGAAGAAGATTCAAGTGCCCATCGGCGCCAAGCTGCTGACCGGGTTGGCGGATGCCAACCTGTTCGTGTCCTCTGCCTGTGGCGGCGGCGGCACTTGCGGCCAGTGCAAGGTGAAAGTGCATGAAGGCGGCGGCGATATCCTGCCGACCGAGCTTTCGCACATCTCCAAGCGCGAGGCGAAGGATGGCGACCGGCTGGCTTGTCAGGTCACGGTCAAGCAGAACATGAAGATTCACGTCCACGACGATGTGTTCGGCGTCAAGAAGTGGGAGACCACCGTGCGCTCGAACCACAACGTGGCGACCTTCATCAAGGAACTGGTGCTGGAGTTGCCGAAGGGCCAGACCGTGGACTTCCGTGCGGGTGGCTACATCCAGATCGAATGTCCGCCCTACCATGCGAAGTTCAAGGACTTCGCGGTGGAGGAGCGCTTCCACGAGGATTGGGACAAGTACAACATTTGGCGCTACGAGTCCGTGGTCAAGGAGCCGGCCATCCGCGCCTACTCCATGGCCAACTACCCGGAAGAAAGCGACATCATCATGCTCAACGTGCGTATCGCCACGCCGCCTCCGGGCCGCGACGAGATTCCGCCGGGCATCATGTCGTCCTATATCTTCAACCTGAAGCCGGGCGACAAAGTCACCATCTCCGGGCCGTTCGGCGAATTCTTCGCCCGCGAGACCGACAAGGAAATGGTGTTCGTCGGCGGTGGCGCGGGTATGGCGCCGATGCGTTCGCACATCTTCGACCAACTGCGCCGCATCAAGACCCGGCGCAAGATGACCTTCTGGTACGGTGCCCGTTCGTTGCGTGAAATGTTCTACGTGGACGATTTCAACACCTTGCAGGCCGAGAACGAGAACTTCACTTGGCATATCGCACTGTCCGAGCCGAAGCCGGAAGACAACTGGACCGGCTACACCGGGTTCATCCATAACGTCCTGTTCGAGAACTACATCAAGAACCACCCGGCACCGGAAGACTGCGAGTTCTACATGTGCGGTCCGCCCATGATGAACTCCGCCGTCATCAAGATGCTGGTGGATAACGGTGTGGACCGCGAAAACATCATGCTGGACGACTTCGGCGGCTGATCGCCACCGGGTCCGATGGTTTGAGAAAGCGGGGGGTGTTCCGGCACCCTCCGCTTTTATTTTCTGGGAAAAGGAGTAAATTCCTCGTCCCATTCCATCCACCCATAACATCGATATTTTCCGAGGATCGATCATGGCTATCTTCCTGGTTACTTTCGTCATCATCGCCGTGGTGATCGCGCTCATGGCGGTTGGCGTCATGTTTGGCCGCGCCGCCATCAAAGGCTCTTGCGGCGGGGTCAACAGCGATTGCGTCTGCGTTACCAAGTGCGACAAACGGCTGCAATGGGAGGCCGAACAAGCCAAGCTGGCCGCCCAGGAATAACCGGCGACGGCGGCGGGTCCGGCGCCGCGCTCCATTCCACCCGCCCACGACCCGCCGCTGCGTGATCCATAGCGGCCCAATAACAAGAAGGAGCAGGAACCATGTTAGCGAACATCGGCGTGCGCGAGCACATGACCGCGAATCCTTTGGTATTCAGCCCGGAGTTGGACGTATTCGAAGCCATACGCCAGCTCATCGACCATAAAATCACCGGGGCGCCGGTAGTGGACGCCAAGGGCAAACTGGTGGGGGTGTTTTCGGAACTGGACTGTATGAAACTGGCGGTGGAGGCGTCCTATCACGAGGGAATGCCGGGCAAAGTGGGCGATAACATGACCACCAACTTCAAAGCGGTCGGCGGCGATACCAGCATCCTCGAAGCCGCCGAAATCTTCGCTAAAAGCCCCTTGCGCAACCTGCCCGTGGTGGACGGGAGCCATGTGGTGGGCATTCTCAGCCGGGTGGACGTGCTGAAAGCGGTCATTAAAATCAGGTGAGTCCCGGCCCGTGACCGCTACGTTCTATTGGTACGACTATGAAACCTTCGGGGCCGATCCGCGGCTGGATCGCCCCGCCCAATTCGCCGGCATCCGCACCGACACCGATTTGAATCCCATCGCCGCGCCCTTGGTGCGCTATTGCCGTCCCGCCCCGGATTATCTGCCCCAGCCCGACGCCTGCCTGATTACCGGCATCACGCCGCAAGTCGCCCGGCGCGAGGGGTTGCCCGAAGCCGAATTCATCGCCGAAATCAACGCCGAGTTCTCGGTGCCCGGCACTTGCGTGGCCGGGTTCAACAATTTGCGCTTCGACGACGAAGTGACCCGCCACAGCCTTTACCGCAACCTGCTCGACCCCTACGCCCGCGAATGGCGCAACGGCAATTCCCGCTGGGATATGATCGACCCGCTACGGCTGGCCCGCGCCTTACGGCCCGAAGGCATTGTCTGGCCTAACGATCCCGCCACCGGACGCCCGAGTTTCCGCTTGCAGGCGTTGACTGCGGCCAACGGCATAGCCCACGCCGACGCCCACGACGCGCTGGGCGATGTCCGGGCCACCATCGCCCTGGCCCGCTTGCTGCGCGAACGCCAGCCCAAGCTGTTCCAGTTCCTGCTGGACCGCCGCAGCAAGCAGAAAGCCGCCGATTTGTTGGGCCTGGGCAAACTGATCCCGGTGATCCACGCTTCGGAGAAATTCCCCGCCGAGCGCCATTGCATCGGCGTCGTGGTGGCTTTGGCGCGGCATCCGACCAATCCCAATGGCGTCGTGGTCTACGATCTCGCTTTCGATCCCACGCCCTTGCTGACGCTGGACGCCGCCACCCTGCGCCAGCGTCTTTATACCCCGGTGGCCGATTTGCCCGAGGGCGTCGAGCGCCTGCACCTCAAGACCGTGCATATCAATAAATGCCCGGTCCTCGCGCCCCAAGAAACCCTGCGGCCCCAGGATAGCGAGCGTTTGGGCTTGGATAAGCGGCGCTGTCTCGAACATCTGGATATGCTGCGCGGCGTGCCCGGCCTCGCGGCCAAGGTCCAAGAGATCGTGGGCGGCGAACGGGAAGAGGCCGGGGACGACGCCGCCACCGATCCCGACACGATGCTCTACAGCGGCGGTTTTTTCAGCGACCACGACCGGGCCGCGCTGGACTATCTGCGCGGCTTGGCGCCCGCCGAATTGGGCCGGGCCAAGCCGGTGTTCGAGGATGAGCGCCTGCCGGAAATGCTGTTCCGTTACCGGGCGCGGAATTATCCGGAAACCCTGGACGCCGCCGAAACCGCCCGCTGGGAAAGCTTCCGCCGTGGACGCCTGCAAGCCGCCCGCGATGGCTACCAAGCCCGGCTGCGGGAATTGGAATCCGGGCCGGATACCCATCCCGGACGGCAACGAATCCTGGCCGAACTCGCGGCCTACCTCCGGGAAATCCTCCCTTAATCGACCGGCGGGTTTGCCTTATACTTCCGCGCTTTGTTCGCTACAACTCTTGGGAGATATTGATGAAAAAGCTGTTGTCCATCGTCGCCGCCGGTTCCTTATTGTGGGGAGGGCTGGCCGAAGCCCACGGCCCCACCCGCCAGAAGATGGTGGAAACCATCGAGATCAACGCCGCGCCGGAAGCCGTGTGGGCCTTGGTCGGCGACTTCGCCCATCCCGAAAAATGGCTGCCCCCGGTCGAAAGCACCACCGCCACCGGCGGCAATGAAAAAGGCGCGACCCGCGAATTGCACATCAAGTCCGGCGGTACCTTGAAAGAAGAACTCAAGGACATCGACGCCGCCAAGATGAGCATCAAGTACAAGGCCATCGACCCGACCGACCCCAAGGTTTTGCCGGTCAACAACTACGCTTCCGAAATCAGCGTCGAATCCAATGGCGCGGGCGGCAGCAAGGTGGAATGGAAGGGCGCGTATTACCGCTGGTTCCTGAACAACAACCCGCCCGAAGGCGAGAACGAAGAAGCCGCCAACGGCGTGGTCGGCAAGATTTACAAGGAAGGTTTGGCGAACCTGAAAGCGGTCGCCGAGAAGAAGTAAGCGCCATGTTCGCGTTGGGCGAAATATCCCTGAAAGCGGCGGCCTTGGCCGCCGCTTGCTTTTGCGTGGGCGGAGCTGCGGTGGCGGCACCCTTCGCCTATATCACCAACCAGAAGGACGATTCCGTCTCGGTCATCGACACCGCCAGTGGCCAGGTGGTGAAAACCCTCGCTGTCGGTGGGCAACCGGCGGGCGTGGCGACCAGCCACGACGGCGCGGTGGTCGCCATCAGCAATCCGGCCGGCAAACGGATCACCCTCATCGACGGGCGCAGCCAAACGGTGCGGGCATCCATTCCCGTGGGCGAAGGACCGTTGGGGTTGGCCCTGGACGCGCGGGGTGGCCGGGCTTTCGTCGCCGATTTCTACGAGAACTATCTATCGGTGCTGGATGTGTCGGAACAGCGGGTGGTTAAGCGGATTGCGGTGGGTAGCCATCCCGCCGGGGTGTTGGTCGGACCCGACGGCGCGAAAGTCTATGTGGCGAACCGCGACGACGATTCGATCACCGCCATCGACGCCGCCACGCTGGAAGTGGGCAAGACCGTGAAGGTCGGCAAACACCCGTTCGGCCTGCTGGTGGTTGGCAATCACCTGTTCGCGGCCAATGTGGAAAGCAACGATGTCTCGGTGGTCGATACCGGGCGCATGGAACTGGTGAAAACCATCCCGGTGGGCGACCGGCCTTATGCCTTGGCCGCGGCCCTGGGCGGTTCGCGGGTGTTCGTGACCAACCAGTACGACAACACCTTGTCGGTGATCGATACCCGGAAGCTGGAAACCGTGGGCAGCGTCAAGGTCGGCGAATACCCGGAAGGCATTGCCGCGCACCCGGACGACCGCCATGTCTATGTCGCTAACTGGTTCAACAACACGGTGTCGGTGGTCGATGCCCAAACGCTCAAGGTCGAGAAGACGGTCCTGACCGGGGATGGCAGCCGGGCGTTCGGGCAGTTCATACCGTTGGGGAAGGGGACGGCGCGTTAGGGGTTTAGGTTTTCTTGAACCGCGCCGCTTCCCGAACCGCCGATGGCGTTGCCTTTGGGTGGACACAAGCCGGTCCGGTGGGCGATTGACAGGCGCGGAATAATTGTTTAGAGTCGAAACTATAATCGGTCGGGGCTGGTTTTCCGGCCCCCGCATCAAATAAATCCAGCGGCCATGGCCGGACCCACTTTGCGCGAGGTTTCTTGTCCCCATGAATAAAGCGATCCTATTTGGCATCGCGGCGGCCCTGTTCGGGGCTGGCGCGGCATCCGCCACCGAATTCACCGCCGCCGACCAACAACGCGCCGAGCAAATCTTCAACGAGAATTGCGCGAGTTGCCACGGCCACGACCTGGGCGGCTACCTCGCCCCGCCCTTGAACCAGGACCGGCTCAAGGGCCGTAGCCCCACCAGCCTCCGCAGCCTCATCATGGCCGGATCGTTCGATACCCTGATGCCGCCCTTCTACGGCAAGCTGTCCGACGAGGACATCCGGCTAGTGGTCAAGCGCATTCTCAATACGCCCAAGCTCGACCCGCAATGGACCCTGGACGATATCAAGAAGTCGCTGAAGGTCCATGTCGCCGACGAATCCACCCTGCCCGATAAACCCGGCTACGCCATCGATAACATGGACGACCTGATCGGCGTCGCCGCCCGCGGCCGCTATGGCCGGGGCGAAGGCTCGAAAGCGGTGTTCATCAACAGCGCCACCAACACCCAGGTCGGCGAAGTCCCCACCAAAACCGCCGCCCATATCATCGAATTCAACCCGGTCAATCCGCGCTGGGCCTATGTCAAGACCGACACCGCCGAGGTCTACAAGGTCGATCTTTATTCCATGAAGATCGTGCGCGAAATCAAGACCGGCCTCAACGGCCCGGCCCTGGGCGTGTCGCGCGATGGTAAATACCTGATGGCCGGTTCCTTCGTGCCGCATTTCGCCGTGCTGCTGGACGCCAACACCTTGGAACCACTGAAATATTTCAAGCTGGAAGGCACCGACCCGGACGGCAAGTTCGTCACTTCCGATTCCGGCATGATCACCGGCACGCCCTATGCCGATATCTTCGCCATCGCCCTGGAAAACGCCGGACAGGTCTGGGTGGTGGACCTGACCCAGCCGGATTTCCCCGTCACCCAGATTCCCAATGTGGGCCGCCATTTGCACGACGCCTTCCTCTCCCACGGCGGGCGTAAGCTGATGGTCGCCTCCTACGACGACAGCATCGTCGCCGCCATCGACCTCGCCGATAAGAAAGTGCTGGCCAAGCTGCCCGCCGGTTGCGTGCCCCATGTCGGCGGCGGCTCGGTGGTGCAGGTGAATGGCCGGACCCTGGGTTTCGGCACCAACTTCGGCGATTGCGCCAAGGAAGTGGTCAGCGTGTGGGACTTGGACAAGATGGAAGTGGTGAAGCAGGTGCCGGTCTCGGGCGGCACCGAATCCCCGGCGGCGCATTACAACGCGCCCTATGTGGCGGTGGACATCATCAGCAAGGACCGCCGCGCCCGCACTATCCAATTGATCGACAAAAACACCCTGGAAGTCGCCAAGACCTTGGATGTGGGTGGCCATGCCTATTTCCCGGAATATAACGCCAAGGGCGACCGGCTCTATGTCAGTGCGGGCTATAACGGCGACGAGGTGGTGGCTTTCGATTCCAAGACCCTGGAACGGGTGGCGTCCTTCCCCATGCAAAGCCCGGCGGGCATCTTCTCCCGCGCCCGCGCCAAGTTCATGACCCGTGGCCTATCGCCGGAAGCGGTGCAAGCGGATTTGGCGAAACCCCAATAAGCAATAAGAACAAGGTCGCGCACGGGGTTCGGCCCCGTCCGGCACAGGAGGACGATTGCATGAAAAGCTTCATTCCGAGAGTTCTAACCGGCTTGGCCCTGGTCGCCGGAACCGCCCACGCCGCCAACCCGGAAGCGGGCAAAGCCAAGGTGGAAGCGGTCTGCGCGGCTTGCCATGGCATCGCCGGCATCAGTGCTTCCCCGGCCTTCCCCAATCTGGCGGGCCAGAAGGAGGCTTATCTCCAAGCCGCCTTGACCGCCTACAAGGACGGCAGCCGCAAGAATCCCATCATGGGCAATCTGGCCGCTGGCCTTTCCGATACGGATATCGCCGACCTCGCGGCCTACCTGTCCGGGCTGAAGCGTTGTGAGTAATCGGCCCTGGGCCTGGATCGCCTGCGGCGGCGGGCTGCTGCTGGGTTCCGCCCAGGCGGCGGACCCGTCGCCGGAACGGCAAGCCGCGCTGACCCATTTGCTGCGGCAGGACTGCGGTTCCTGCCACGGCATGACCTTGCACGGGGGCTTGGGCCCGGCGCTGTTGCCCGAAGCCCTGGCCGGGAAGCCCGATGCCTTCCTGGTTGAAACCCTCCTGAACGGACGCCCCGGCACGGCCATGCCGCCGTGGCGGAGCTTGTTGACGCCGGACGAAGCCGTGTGGCTGGTCCGGCAATTGCGGAAGACGCCATGATCCGAATGAAAAAGCTGGCCCTGGCCTTGACCCTCACCCTGCTGCCCGTCTTGGGCGGGCATGCCGCCGAATTGCGCGGTACCGGCGACCTGGGCCTCGTGGTCGAGCGGGCGGCGGGCAGCGTGCAGATCGTCGATACCACCCACAGGACCAGCCTGGGCCGGGTGCAGGGCTTGGGCGATTTATCCCACGCCAGCCTGGTGTATTCCCCGGATGAGCGCTACGCCTATGTGTTCGGGCGCGACGGGGCCTTGACCAAGATCGATCTGCTGGAAGCCCGCATCGTCAAACGCATCGAGCAGGCCCACAACAGCGTGGGCGGGGCGATTTCCCAGGATGGCCGCTGGATCGCCACCTCCAACTACGAACCCGGCGGGGTGCGGGTGTTCTCCGCCGACACCCTGGACAAGGTGGCGGATATCCCCTCCGTGACCGCCGATGGCAAAGCCTCCAAGGTCGTGGGCTTGGTGGACGCGCCCGGACAGCGCTTCGTGTTCAGCCTGTTCGAGGCCGGGGAAATCTGGGTGGCCGATCTACACGACCCGAAATCTCCGAAACTCCAGAAGTTCAAGGCGGGCAAGGAACCCTACGACGCGCTGATTTCGCCCGAGGGCCGTTATTACATCGCCGGGCTGTTCGGCGAGGAAGGCGTGGCCTTGTTGGACCTGTGGAACCTGGACTCAGGGATAAAGCGCGTCCTGCCGGAACACGCCAAGGACGATCCCAAGTTTCCCGTGTTCAAGATGCCCCACTTGGAAGGCCGAGCGCTGATTGGCGATTACTGGTTCCTACCCGCCGTGGGTCGCCATGAAATGCTGGTGATCGACCGCCGCGATTGGAAGGTGGTGAAGAAAATCCCGCTGGACGGCCAGCCGGTGTTCGTCATCCCCAGGCCGGACGAGCGCCAGGTCTGGATCAATTTCGCCCTGCCCGACAACAACAAGCTGGAAATCATCGATACCCGCGACCTCAGCGTGGTCAAGCGCTTGAATCCCGGCCAGGCGGTGTTGCACATGGAATTCACCCCCAAGGGCGACGAAGTCTGGGTCTCGGTGCGCGACGACGACCGGGTGATGGTCTACGACACCGAAACCTTCGCCGAATTGGCCCGGATCAAGGCCGATAAGCCCAGCGGTATTTTCTTCACGGCGCGTGCCCACCGCCTGGGATTGTGAGGATGCGGCCTTGTCGCTGACCCCGTTGCAAAAGCGCTTGCTCAACGATTTCCAGCGCGGCTTCCCGCTGTCGCCACAGCCTTTCCAAGCCCTGGCCGACGCTTTGGGCGTGGACGAGGCCGAGGTGCTGGAAAACCTCCGCACCTTGAGCGATAGCCAGATGGTCAGCCGGGTCGGGCCGGTGTTCGCGCCCCAGCGGGTCGGGTCCAGCACGCTGGCGGCCCTGGCCGTACCGGCGGAACGCCTGGAAGCCGTCGCCGCCTGGATCAGCGATCTCCCCGAAGTGAACCATAACTACGAGCGGGAACACCGCTACAACCTGTGGTTCGTCCTCACCGCCGCCGACCCGGAACGCTTGGATGCGGTATTGGCCCGGATCGAGCGGCACACGGGATTGGCCGTGTTGTCGCTGCCCTTGCTGGAGGATTTCCATATCGACCTGGGGTTCCCGCTGGACTTCGGGAGCGGACCCACATGAGCGGGATGCCCCTCCGGGCGGTGGATTTCCCCGCCGTGTTTCCCGGTCCGGCCCCGGTCCATTGCGGAACCCATTCCGACGCGGCCAGCGACCTGCGCCTGCTCGCGGCGATCCAACACGGTCTGCCCTTGGTGCCCCGGCCCTATGCCGAATTGGGGCGGCAGACGGGTTTGAGCGAGGCCGAGGTCATCGAACGGCTGGAACGCTGGCTTGAAACCGGGATCATCAAGCGCCTGGGCGTGGTGGTCCGTCACCGCAAACTCGGCTACCGCGCCAACGCCATGGTGGTGTTCGATGTGCCGGACGCCCAGGTCGGTGCCATAGGTGCCCGGCTGGCGGCTTTCGCCTGCGTCACGCTGTGTTACCG includes:
- the nqrE gene encoding NADH:ubiquinone reductase (Na(+)-transporting) subunit E, whose protein sequence is MEAYINLFIKSVFIENMALSFFLGMCTFIAVSKKIETAVGLGIAVVIVQTLTVPANNVIYSYLLKENALTWAGIQGVDLSFIALMACIGVIAAIVQILEMVLDKFFPALYNALGIFLPLITVNCAILAGSLFMIERDYNFKESVVYGVGSGFGWALAIVLMAGVREKLKYSDVPAGLRGLGITFITAGLMALGFMAFSGIQL
- the ahbB gene encoding siroheme decarboxylase subunit beta, with amino-acid sequence MSGMPLRAVDFPAVFPGPAPVHCGTHSDAASDLRLLAAIQHGLPLVPRPYAELGRQTGLSEAEVIERLERWLETGIIKRLGVVVRHRKLGYRANAMVVFDVPDAQVGAIGARLAAFACVTLCYRRPRRGEAWPYNLFCMIHGRDRATVETQVEALTLACGLEAIPRAVLFSRRCFKQRGAVYR
- the nqrF gene encoding NADH:ubiquinone reductase (Na(+)-transporting) subunit F: MLEIILGVLFFTVIVIALVFVILGAKSKLVAEGSVEVVINDEKKIQVPIGAKLLTGLADANLFVSSACGGGGTCGQCKVKVHEGGGDILPTELSHISKREAKDGDRLACQVTVKQNMKIHVHDDVFGVKKWETTVRSNHNVATFIKELVLELPKGQTVDFRAGGYIQIECPPYHAKFKDFAVEERFHEDWDKYNIWRYESVVKEPAIRAYSMANYPEESDIIMLNVRIATPPPGRDEIPPGIMSSYIFNLKPGDKVTISGPFGEFFARETDKEMVFVGGGAGMAPMRSHIFDQLRRIKTRRKMTFWYGARSLREMFYVDDFNTLQAENENFTWHIALSEPKPEDNWTGYTGFIHNVLFENYIKNHPAPEDCEFYMCGPPMMNSAVIKMLVDNGVDRENIMLDDFGG
- a CDS encoding nitrite reductase, coding for MNKAILFGIAAALFGAGAASATEFTAADQQRAEQIFNENCASCHGHDLGGYLAPPLNQDRLKGRSPTSLRSLIMAGSFDTLMPPFYGKLSDEDIRLVVKRILNTPKLDPQWTLDDIKKSLKVHVADESTLPDKPGYAIDNMDDLIGVAARGRYGRGEGSKAVFINSATNTQVGEVPTKTAAHIIEFNPVNPRWAYVKTDTAEVYKVDLYSMKIVREIKTGLNGPALGVSRDGKYLMAGSFVPHFAVLLDANTLEPLKYFKLEGTDPDGKFVTSDSGMITGTPYADIFAIALENAGQVWVVDLTQPDFPVTQIPNVGRHLHDAFLSHGGRKLMVASYDDSIVAAIDLADKKVLAKLPAGCVPHVGGGSVVQVNGRTLGFGTNFGDCAKEVVSVWDLDKMEVVKQVPVSGGTESPAAHYNAPYVAVDIISKDRRARTIQLIDKNTLEVAKTLDVGGHAYFPEYNAKGDRLYVSAGYNGDEVVAFDSKTLERVASFPMQSPAGIFSRARAKFMTRGLSPEAVQADLAKPQ
- a CDS encoding c-type cytochrome; this encodes MSNRPWAWIACGGGLLLGSAQAADPSPERQAALTHLLRQDCGSCHGMTLHGGLGPALLPEALAGKPDAFLVETLLNGRPGTAMPPWRSLLTPDEAVWLVRQLRKTP
- a CDS encoding Lrp/AsnC family transcriptional regulator; translated protein: MSLTPLQKRLLNDFQRGFPLSPQPFQALADALGVDEAEVLENLRTLSDSQMVSRVGPVFAPQRVGSSTLAALAVPAERLEAVAAWISDLPEVNHNYEREHRYNLWFVLTAADPERLDAVLARIERHTGLAVLSLPLLEDFHIDLGFPLDFGSGPT
- a CDS encoding c-type cytochrome yields the protein MKSFIPRVLTGLALVAGTAHAANPEAGKAKVEAVCAACHGIAGISASPAFPNLAGQKEAYLQAALTAYKDGSRKNPIMGNLAAGLSDTDIADLAAYLSGLKRCE
- the nqrM gene encoding (Na+)-NQR maturation NqrM, with the protein product MAIFLVTFVIIAVVIALMAVGVMFGRAAIKGSCGGVNSDCVCVTKCDKRLQWEAEQAKLAAQE
- a CDS encoding SRPBCC family protein, giving the protein MKKLLSIVAAGSLLWGGLAEAHGPTRQKMVETIEINAAPEAVWALVGDFAHPEKWLPPVESTTATGGNEKGATRELHIKSGGTLKEELKDIDAAKMSIKYKAIDPTDPKVLPVNNYASEISVESNGAGGSKVEWKGAYYRWFLNNNPPEGENEEAANGVVGKIYKEGLANLKAVAEKK
- a CDS encoding cytochrome D1 domain-containing protein: MIRMKKLALALTLTLLPVLGGHAAELRGTGDLGLVVERAAGSVQIVDTTHRTSLGRVQGLGDLSHASLVYSPDERYAYVFGRDGALTKIDLLEARIVKRIEQAHNSVGGAISQDGRWIATSNYEPGGVRVFSADTLDKVADIPSVTADGKASKVVGLVDAPGQRFVFSLFEAGEIWVADLHDPKSPKLQKFKAGKEPYDALISPEGRYYIAGLFGEEGVALLDLWNLDSGIKRVLPEHAKDDPKFPVFKMPHLEGRALIGDYWFLPAVGRHEMLVIDRRDWKVVKKIPLDGQPVFVIPRPDERQVWINFALPDNNKLEIIDTRDLSVVKRLNPGQAVLHMEFTPKGDEVWVSVRDDDRVMVYDTETFAELARIKADKPSGIFFTARAHRLGL
- a CDS encoding CBS domain-containing protein, with translation MLANIGVREHMTANPLVFSPELDVFEAIRQLIDHKITGAPVVDAKGKLVGVFSELDCMKLAVEASYHEGMPGKVGDNMTTNFKAVGGDTSILEAAEIFAKSPLRNLPVVDGSHVVGILSRVDVLKAVIKIR
- the sbcB gene encoding exodeoxyribonuclease I; translation: MTATFYWYDYETFGADPRLDRPAQFAGIRTDTDLNPIAAPLVRYCRPAPDYLPQPDACLITGITPQVARREGLPEAEFIAEINAEFSVPGTCVAGFNNLRFDDEVTRHSLYRNLLDPYAREWRNGNSRWDMIDPLRLARALRPEGIVWPNDPATGRPSFRLQALTAANGIAHADAHDALGDVRATIALARLLRERQPKLFQFLLDRRSKQKAADLLGLGKLIPVIHASEKFPAERHCIGVVVALARHPTNPNGVVVYDLAFDPTPLLTLDAATLRQRLYTPVADLPEGVERLHLKTVHINKCPVLAPQETLRPQDSERLGLDKRRCLEHLDMLRGVPGLAAKVQEIVGGEREEAGDDAATDPDTMLYSGGFFSDHDRAALDYLRGLAPAELGRAKPVFEDERLPEMLFRYRARNYPETLDAAETARWESFRRGRLQAARDGYQARLRELESGPDTHPGRQRILAELAAYLREILP
- a CDS encoding YncE family protein — its product is MFALGEISLKAAALAAACFCVGGAAVAAPFAYITNQKDDSVSVIDTASGQVVKTLAVGGQPAGVATSHDGAVVAISNPAGKRITLIDGRSQTVRASIPVGEGPLGLALDARGGRAFVADFYENYLSVLDVSEQRVVKRIAVGSHPAGVLVGPDGAKVYVANRDDDSITAIDAATLEVGKTVKVGKHPFGLLVVGNHLFAANVESNDVSVVDTGRMELVKTIPVGDRPYALAAALGGSRVFVTNQYDNTLSVIDTRKLETVGSVKVGEYPEGIAAHPDDRHVYVANWFNNTVSVVDAQTLKVEKTVLTGDGSRAFGQFIPLGKGTAR